One genomic segment of Xyrauchen texanus isolate HMW12.3.18 chromosome 5, RBS_HiC_50CHRs, whole genome shotgun sequence includes these proteins:
- the LOC127643947 gene encoding UDP-glucuronosyltransferase 2A2-like → MSRQVMLVCGPILIILLTTTVPVVQSGKVLVFPVDGSHWVHMNILIETLHAKGHNITVIRKPDSWYIKEFSPHYTSINLNTAGGFGEEFLEIFISRLLEFQREGSIWARLKLEMELWQCFLEMLKAENELIVKMFEDLQLMQSLKDAKYDLILTDPAMFGGIILGHYLKLPIVYNVRWTLYSEGHFAIAPSPLSYVPSPKLELPDRMSFFERVKNVVMYSIFETQVALMIAPTYNALCKRFIGPGVSYFTLLQGADLWLHRVDFIFEFPRPTMPNIVYIGGFQCKPSKPLPQDLEDFVQSSGEHGVIVMSLGTLIGQLPDDVAEAIAEAFAEFPQKIIWRYKGKRPSALGNNTLMMDWIPQNDLLGHPKTRAFVAHGGTNGVQEAIFHGVPIVGFGLLFDQPDNLSKMRVKGAAKTVNFGTVDKESFLKTVKEVLYEPSYRENMQRLSRLHKDVPVKPLDNAIFWIEFVMRHKGAAHLRTESYKMPWYSYHSVDVILFLLSAMLLIFLIIYSVFRCLCYRTCMRKKKKS, encoded by the coding sequence ATGAGTAGACAGGTTATGCTGGTGTGTGGTCCAATTTTGATAATCCTCCTCACGACAACTGTCCCAGTTGTTCAGAGTGGGAAAGTTCTTGTCTTTCCTGTTGATGGCAGCCACTGGGTCCATATGAACATCTTGATTGAGACACTTCATGCCAAAGGTCACAATATTACAGTAATCCGGAAGCCAGACAGCTGGTACATCAAAGAATTCTCACCTCACTACACATCAATCAATCTCAACACTGCAGGAGGATTTGGCGAAGAATTCCTTGAGATTTTCATATCCAGACTTTTGGAATTTCAGAGGGAAGGCTCCATTTGGGCTCGTCTGAAACTAGAGATGGAGCTGTGGCAATGTTTTTTAGAGATGCTTAAAGCAGAAAATGAGTTGATAGTCAAGATGTTTGAAGACCTGCAGCTTATGCAGTCCTTAAAAGATGCCAAATATGATTTGATTCTTACAGATCCAGCCATGTTTGGAGGTATTATATTGGGTCATTATCTGAAACTGCCCATTGTCTACAATGTCCGTTGGACATTGTACAGTGAGGGTCATTTTGCAATAGCTCCTTCACCACTTTCTTACGTTCCTTCACCAAAGCTGGAGTTACCAGATCGCATGAGCTTCTTTGAAAGAGTAAAGAATGTTGTGATGTACAGCATATTTGAAACACAGGTTGCTCTGATGATCGCTCCAACTTATAATGCACTTTGCAAACGTTTCATTGGGCCAGGAGTTTCCTACTTTACCTTACTTCAGGGTGCTGATTTGTGGCTCCACAGGGTTGACTTTATTTTTGAATTTCCTCGACCCACTATGCCAAACATTGTCTACATAGGAGGTTTTCAGTGCAAGCCATCAAAGCCTCTTCCACAAGACCTAGAGGACTTTGTGCAGAGCTCTGGTGAACATGGTGTCATTGTCATGTCTCTGGGCACTCTCATTGGTCAGCTTCCTGATGATGTGGCTGAGGCAATTGCTGAAGCTTTTGCAGAATTTCCACAGAAGATCATCTGGAGGTACAAAGGAAAAAGACCATCTGCACTAGGGAACAACACCTTAATGATGGACTGGATACCTCAAAATGATCTTCTGGGTCATCCCAAGACCAGAGCTTTTGTGGCACATGGTGGAACGAATGGAGTTCAAGAAGCCATATTCCATGGGGTACCAATTGTTGGATTTGGGTTGCTCTTTGATCAGCCAGATAATCTTTCAAAAATGAGAGTAAAGGGTGCTGCAAAAACTGTAAACTTTGGCACAGTGGATAAGGAGTCCTTCCTTAAAACTGTTAAAGAGGTCCTCTATGAGCCCTCTTATCGTGAGAACATGCAGAGGCTCTCAAGGCTTCACAAGGATGTTCCAGTGAAGCCTCTGGACAATGCCATCTTCTGGATTGAGTTTGTTATGAGGCACAAAGGTGCAGCTCACCTTCGAACAGAGTCGTACAAAATGCCCTGGTACTCTTATCACTCTGTTGACGTCATACTCTTCCTGCTTTCTGCCATGTTACTCATATTCCTGATCATATACTCAGTTTTCAGATGTTTGTGCTATAGGACatgtatgagaaaaaaaaaaaaaagctag